From the genome of Ectobacillus sp. JY-23, one region includes:
- a CDS encoding acetylornithine transaminase: protein MTLFPTYTRRNLEIIEANGTIVRDATGKTYLDFVSGIAVCNLGHCHPVVKGAIQEQLQKVWHVSNLFQNTLQEEVAELLVSKSVGAYAFFCNSGAEANEAAIKLARKYTGRTKIVTFRQSFHGRTFATMSATGQEKIQEGYGPMLETFVYAPFNDIDALRNVVDNDTAAVLVEAVQGEGGVMAADIDFLRAIETLCEKHNALFIVDEVQTGIGRTGKAFAYEHAAVSPDIITVAKALGNGIPVGAMIGKEKLATAFGPGSHGSTFGGNMIAMAAAKAVMQVVFQEEFLEGVANKGLYFSSLLQQKLENIPGVVEVRGQGLMIGIVCGKAVNNIIEQVQEKGLLVLQAGPNVLRLLPPLTVTIEELEKAAVILEHVLQAALCTK from the coding sequence ATGACTCTATTTCCAACATATACACGGCGAAATCTTGAGATTATAGAAGCAAACGGTACGATTGTTCGTGATGCTACAGGTAAGACATATTTAGATTTTGTATCTGGAATTGCAGTATGCAATTTAGGTCATTGCCACCCAGTTGTGAAAGGTGCAATACAAGAGCAACTTCAGAAGGTGTGGCATGTGTCCAATCTGTTTCAAAATACGCTGCAAGAAGAAGTGGCTGAGCTTCTTGTTTCTAAAAGCGTTGGTGCATATGCTTTTTTTTGCAATAGCGGTGCGGAAGCAAATGAAGCTGCAATTAAACTGGCACGTAAATATACAGGGCGAACAAAAATTGTGACATTTCGCCAATCATTTCATGGCCGTACGTTTGCAACTATGAGTGCAACGGGTCAAGAGAAGATTCAAGAAGGATACGGTCCTATGTTAGAAACATTCGTATATGCACCTTTTAATGATATAGATGCTCTCCGGAATGTTGTAGATAATGATACCGCAGCTGTACTTGTCGAAGCTGTGCAGGGTGAGGGAGGGGTAATGGCTGCTGATATCGATTTTTTACGAGCGATAGAAACACTTTGCGAAAAGCACAATGCGCTGTTTATTGTAGATGAAGTGCAGACTGGAATAGGACGTACAGGCAAAGCCTTTGCTTATGAGCATGCCGCTGTTTCGCCGGATATCATTACGGTTGCTAAAGCATTGGGTAATGGAATACCTGTAGGTGCGATGATTGGAAAAGAAAAGCTCGCGACAGCATTTGGACCTGGCTCTCATGGTTCTACGTTTGGAGGGAATATGATTGCAATGGCAGCGGCAAAGGCTGTAATGCAAGTGGTGTTTCAAGAGGAATTTTTAGAAGGGGTAGCAAACAAAGGACTGTATTTTTCGTCCTTGTTACAGCAGAAATTAGAAAATATCCCTGGCGTTGTGGAAGTGCGCGGACAGGGGTTAATGATTGGTATTGTATGCGGAAAAGCAGTCAATAACATTATTGAGCAAGTACAGGAGAAAGGTTTATTGGTGTTGCAGGCAGGACCGAATGTACTGCGTTTACTACCGCCTCTAACCGTTACCATAGAAGAATTAGAAAAAGCCGCTGTCATTCTAGAGCATGTGCTACAAGCAGCACTATGTACAAAATAA
- a CDS encoding bifunctional 2',3'-cyclic-nucleotide 2'-phosphodiesterase/3'-nucleotidase, which yields MKKVMSKKMASAALAMGVIIPQMMPTISYAVEDTNVVKLRILETSDIHVHLADYDYYQTKQDPKVGLARTASLIKQARTEVDNTLLFDNGDAIQGNPLGDYIYKEKKVDNPNYVHPVYRVMNLLKYDAATVGNHEFNYGLDFFDKARDNAEFPILNANVYINDKDNNPENDKNYFTPYKIMEKKVKDSNGQEQTIKVGVIGFVPPQVMQWDKANLQDKVIAKDIVESAKKFVPQMKQEGADVIVVLSHSGMGDPKTYKVGEENVSAYLAQNVPGIDAVLTGHSHDRKAEIINGVAVTMPSSFGSALGVIDLELKQVEGKWTVDKTASKAALRDITAPTAPQTADQDVLNTIKEEHEGTIAYVNEKVGETTTPINSYFALVQDDPSVQLVTNAQKEYVEKWLKQPENAKYQNIPVLSAGAPFKAGGRNGAAYYTDIAAGTLAIKNMADLYVYPNTVNAVLLTGADVKEWLEMSAGQFNQLDVTKAEAQNLINNEFRTYNFDILDGVQYEIDVTQPAKYDTKGKTVNPNASRIKNLTFNGKPVTADQKFIVATNNYRGANAGNSGNEDKFPGVRNAELILQAPDENRQIIVDYIKKKGKIDPAADGNWSFAPIDTDLKVTFQSSPNAQKYLGAAKGVTYIGEDVDGFAKYALTLTKDTSKPSEPPTTPPTTETPADGNGAAPVVTNPANPVSAPVTGPKSTGTLPDTATNMFGMLAAGVAAVGAGAFGLLRRRKK from the coding sequence TTGAAGAAAGTAATGAGCAAAAAGATGGCAAGCGCAGCACTGGCTATGGGCGTTATCATTCCGCAAATGATGCCGACTATTTCTTATGCTGTGGAAGATACAAATGTGGTAAAGCTTCGCATTCTTGAAACGTCCGATATTCACGTTCACCTTGCTGACTATGATTATTATCAGACAAAGCAAGATCCTAAAGTAGGGCTTGCAAGAACAGCAAGTTTAATTAAGCAAGCACGCACAGAAGTAGATAACACGCTTTTATTTGACAACGGTGATGCAATACAGGGAAATCCGCTTGGTGATTATATTTATAAAGAAAAGAAAGTCGACAATCCAAATTATGTACATCCCGTGTACCGTGTGATGAATCTTTTGAAATATGATGCGGCAACTGTAGGTAACCATGAATTTAACTATGGTTTGGACTTTTTTGATAAAGCCCGTGATAACGCAGAGTTCCCAATACTGAACGCAAATGTATATATCAATGATAAAGACAATAACCCTGAAAACGATAAGAATTATTTTACTCCATACAAAATCATGGAAAAGAAAGTGAAAGACAGCAACGGGCAAGAACAAACAATTAAGGTCGGTGTAATCGGATTTGTTCCTCCGCAAGTTATGCAATGGGACAAGGCGAATTTACAAGATAAAGTAATTGCAAAAGATATTGTAGAATCTGCAAAGAAATTTGTACCGCAAATGAAGCAGGAAGGTGCGGATGTAATCGTCGTACTTTCACACTCCGGCATGGGAGATCCAAAGACTTATAAAGTAGGCGAAGAAAATGTATCTGCTTACTTAGCACAAAATGTACCTGGAATCGATGCTGTTTTAACGGGACATTCGCATGATAGAAAAGCAGAAATTATCAACGGAGTAGCCGTGACAATGCCAAGTAGTTTTGGATCTGCTTTAGGTGTAATTGATCTGGAGTTAAAGCAAGTAGAAGGTAAATGGACAGTCGACAAAACTGCTTCTAAAGCAGCACTTCGCGATATCACAGCGCCTACAGCACCACAAACAGCAGATCAGGACGTATTAAATACTATTAAAGAGGAGCATGAAGGCACAATTGCTTATGTAAATGAAAAAGTCGGCGAAACAACTACGCCAATCAATAGTTATTTTGCCCTTGTACAAGATGACCCATCTGTACAGCTCGTTACCAATGCGCAAAAAGAATATGTGGAAAAATGGTTGAAGCAGCCGGAGAATGCCAAGTATCAAAACATTCCAGTATTATCAGCAGGAGCACCATTTAAAGCGGGCGGGCGGAATGGCGCAGCTTACTACACAGATATCGCTGCCGGAACGCTTGCTATTAAAAATATGGCTGATTTATATGTATATCCGAATACAGTGAATGCTGTATTGTTGACGGGTGCAGATGTTAAGGAATGGCTGGAAATGTCTGCAGGGCAATTTAATCAGTTGGATGTAACAAAGGCAGAGGCACAAAACCTGATTAATAATGAATTCCGTACGTATAACTTTGATATATTAGACGGTGTACAATATGAAATTGATGTAACGCAACCGGCTAAGTATGATACAAAAGGTAAGACAGTTAATCCGAATGCAAGTCGTATTAAGAATCTTACATTTAACGGCAAGCCTGTTACGGCTGATCAAAAGTTTATTGTTGCGACCAATAACTATCGCGGGGCAAATGCCGGAAACTCTGGAAACGAAGATAAGTTCCCTGGTGTAAGAAATGCAGAGCTGATTTTACAAGCGCCAGATGAAAATAGACAAATTATTGTTGATTATATTAAGAAAAAAGGTAAAATTGATCCGGCAGCGGATGGAAACTGGTCTTTTGCTCCAATTGATACGGATTTGAAAGTCACCTTCCAATCGTCTCCGAACGCACAAAAGTATTTGGGTGCTGCAAAAGGTGTTACGTATATTGGTGAAGATGTGGACGGATTTGCAAAGTATGCCCTGACTTTAACAAAAGACACATCTAAACCAAGTGAGCCACCAACTACACCTCCGACAACAGAAACCCCGGCAGACGGGAATGGAGCAGCGCCGGTAGTAACAAACCCTGCAAACCCAGTCTCAGCACCTGTTACAGGACCAAAATCGACAGGTACTTTGCCTGATACAGCTACAAATATGTTTGGTATGCTTGCTGCGGGTGTAGCTGCAGTTGGAGCAGGAGCGTTTGGCTTGCTCAGAAGACGTAAAAAGTAA
- the argF gene encoding ornithine carbamoyltransferase: MLQSLSNIQKKDVLSLEEMSSSEVKELIQYAITLKTQHQRGQNIPLLAGKILGMIFDKHSTRTRVSFEAGMVQLGGHGMFLNGKELQLGRGESIEDTAKVLSQYVDAIMIRTFSHDTVVTLAKHATVPVINGLTDYHHPCQALADLMTIYEVKGTFEDVKLAYVGDGNNVCHSLMLACAKVGMHIAIACPAGHLPKHEILQSAQSIAASVGGRIEVYHDPCLAVQDADFIYTDVWTSMGQEEEISERLATFQPYQVNEELIQYASETYHFLHCLPAHRGEEVTASIIDGTHSLVFEQAGNRLHAQKALLVSLLQ; encoded by the coding sequence ATGTTGCAATCTCTTTCAAATATACAGAAAAAAGATGTACTGTCGTTAGAAGAAATGAGTTCTTCAGAAGTAAAGGAGTTAATTCAATATGCAATAACCTTAAAAACGCAACATCAACGAGGGCAGAATATTCCTCTTTTAGCAGGTAAAATCCTTGGTATGATTTTTGATAAACATTCAACGCGTACGCGTGTATCGTTTGAAGCTGGTATGGTTCAGCTTGGTGGCCATGGTATGTTTTTAAATGGAAAAGAGTTGCAACTTGGCCGCGGTGAAAGTATTGAAGACACTGCCAAAGTATTATCACAGTATGTAGATGCCATCATGATTCGTACATTTAGTCATGATACAGTGGTGACATTAGCTAAGCATGCGACTGTGCCTGTTATTAACGGTTTGACAGATTACCATCACCCATGCCAGGCTTTGGCTGATTTAATGACAATCTATGAAGTGAAAGGGACATTTGAAGATGTGAAACTAGCATATGTGGGCGATGGCAATAATGTGTGTCATTCATTGATGCTTGCTTGTGCAAAGGTTGGAATGCATATTGCGATAGCTTGTCCGGCGGGGCATTTACCGAAGCACGAAATTCTCCAATCTGCTCAAAGTATTGCAGCTTCGGTAGGGGGGAGAATAGAAGTATATCATGATCCTTGTTTGGCTGTTCAAGATGCCGATTTTATTTATACAGATGTCTGGACCAGTATGGGGCAAGAGGAAGAAATATCTGAGCGTTTGGCTACGTTTCAACCGTATCAAGTCAATGAAGAATTGATACAATATGCAAGTGAGACGTATCATTTTTTACACTGCTTGCCTGCACATCGCGGAGAAGAAGTAACCGCCTCTATCATTGACGGAACGCACTCACTGGTATTCGAACAAGCTGGAAATCGTCTACATGCACAAAAGGCGTTGCTTGTTAGTTTACTACAATAA